The genomic DNA GGATCTGCGCCAGCAGCGCATGCAAGGCGGCGTCCAGCGTGTGGCCGACGTAGAAGTCCTCGCTCTCCTGGCGCAGGTCGGGTGGGCCCAGGCGCATGGGAAACAGCACGCCCTTGAGCTTGTCGACGATATCGGCCAGCGCGTCGCGCGATGGGAACTCGCGCCCGCCCGGCTCCTGGGAGCGCTTTTGCAGGCTGCGCCAGTCGCGGCGCACGGCGTGCAGGGACTGCACGATGGGTTCGATGTTGAAGACGGCCATGGGGAAAGGGAAGCTGTGGTTCAGTCGTGGAGGCGGGCCGTGCCCCGGGGCTAGTCCTGGATCCAGGGAAGGTTGTGAAAGCGCCAGCCATCGGCATGGCCGCGCTGCTTGTGGCCATCGATCTCGCCCTCGAAGCCTTCGAGCACGTTGAAGACGCGGGTGAAGCCGGCCTTGGCCGCCGCCTCGGCCGCCAGGGCCGAGCGCTTGCCGCTGCGGCACAGCAGCAGCGCCGTGGCCTCCTTGCCGCCGTGGCTGGCCAGGCGGGCCTCCAGCTCGCGCACGAAGCGCGGGTTGCGCTGCAGGGCGGTGCCCGTGGCCCAGGGCACGTGCAGGCTGTCCGGCACCTGGCCGACGAACTTCAGCTCTTCGGCCGAGCGCACGTCCACCAGCACGGCATCGCCGGCCAGGACGAGTTTCCACGCCACGGTGGGCGCAACGCCGCCCGCATAGGGCAGGCCGGACGCCAGTGCGACCGAGCGGGCAGATTCCAATTCGTGTGCGAGCACAGCGTCCTGGGTGTCCTGGATGGCGGATGAAAGCATGGCAGGGGTCCTTGAGGCTAGGGTTTCGCAGCCCTCATGGGCGGGGCTGCCGTGAACAATGTGTTCACTCTAGAACCCTTCTCATAAAACCCAAAAGAATAAAATTTGGTTTCTATAAAACCAAAACATCCTTGAGTTTGTTCAGGCAAACCCTGTGGCTGCCAACCCGTGCAGGGCATGGCCAAAGGGCCGCAGATCCAGGCGCTCCAGCAGGTCCAGCACCTGCTGCGCCAGGGCCTCTCCCACGGCGGCCGAGTGCTTGAAGCCATGGCCCGAGCAGGCGGAGGCCACGTGCACGCCTGGCCAGCCGGGCAGCCGGTCGACGACGAAGCCGTGGTCGGGAGTCACGGTGTACAGGCAGGCGCGGGCGTCGGTGCAGCGGGCGGCCGGGGCATCAAAGCGCGGCAGCACGTGGCGCTGCAGCATGCTGTGCTTCTCGGCATCGGCCACGGTGCGGTCCACGGTGTCCGGGGTGGTGGTCTCCAGGTACTGCGCGGTGGCCACCTTGAAGGCCGGCGCGCCCGCATCCGCGATCGGGAACCCATAGATCGAGTCGTCCGGTCCGTCGCGAAAGGTCCAGATGAAGACCGGAAACACCCCGGGCTCGAACGAGGGCCTGGCGGCCCCCACGTCGAACCAGAACATCACCTGGCGGTACACCGCCAGCCGGGGTGCCCAGGCATGCCGCAGCTCCTCGCCCAGCAGGCCCGGGAGCCAGGGGCCCGCAGCCAGCACCACCTGCCCGGCGCTGTGGCGGCCCTGCGTGGTGTCCACCCGCAGGTGCCCGCCTTCGCGCGCGAGGCCGGTCACGCGCACCCCTGTCTGCACCGTGGCGCCATGCACCTGGGCCTGTTGCAACTGGGCGCTGATGGCGGCCTCGGGCCGCACGAAGCCGGCGTCGCGCTCCCAGTAGGCGAATTCGTGGTCGTTGAGCTGGAACTGCGGGTAGCGCCGGCGCAGGTCGGCATGGTCCAGCACCTCGTGGTCTATGCCATGGCGGCGCGCGATCTCGATGGTGTTGTGCACGAAGTCCAGGCGGCGTCCCTGGTGCAGCGGCGCGCCATCGCGCGGCCCGAGCACCAGGCCGTGGGTGCGGGTGTAGATGGGCTGGCCGGTCGCGGCCTCCAGTTCGCGCCAGATCTCGTGCGAGCGGCGCACCAGGGGCACGTATTCGTCGCCCTCGCCCACCGCCAGCCGGGTGATGCGGGTCTGGCCGTGCGAGGAGCCCAGGCTGTGCGGCGGCTGGAACTGGTCCAGCCCGAGCACCCTGGCCCCGCGCCGCGCCAGCTGATACAGCGTGGCGGAGCCCACGGCCCCGAGGCCGACGACGATACTGTCGAAATGTGCCATGCAACGATCCGATGATCAGCACCGGCAGCAGGTGGCCGGGCGGCACCATGGCGCCGCGCAGGGTGCGGCACGCCCGCGGACAAGCCGTCCCGGGGCCCGTTCAGGCACCGGCAGCTGGAAGCATCAGAAGCCTGGCAGCACCGAACCCTTGAACTCGGTCTGGATGAACTTGCGCACTTCTTCCGAGTGGTAGGCCTTCACGAGCTTGGCCACCCAGGGCTTGTCCTTGTCGGCTTCGCGCACGGCGATCAGGTTGACGTAGGGGCTCTTGGCGTTTTCCTGCGCGATGGCGTCCTTGCCCGGGTTCAGGCCGGCCGACAGCGCGAAGTTGGTGTTGATGGCCGAGGCATCCAGGTCGTCGAGCGAACGGGGCAGTTGGGCGGCATCGAGTTCCACGAACTTGAGCTTCTTGGGGTTGCTCACCACGTCCAGCGGCGTGGCCTTCAGGTCGGCGCCGTCACGCAGCTTGATCAGGCCCTTGTCCTGCAGCACCAGCAGCACGCGGCCGCCGTTCGTGGGGTCGTTGGGAATGCCGAACTTGGCGCCTTCCTTCAGGTCTTCGAGCTTCTTGACCTTCTTGGAATACAGGCCGATCGGGAAATTGACGGTATAGCCCACGGGCACCAGCTTGTAGCCACGGTCCTTGACCTGGGCATCCAGGTAGGGCTTGTGCTGGTAGCTGTTGGCATCGAGGTCGCCGGCCGACAGCGCGGCATTGGGCTGCACGTAGTCGCTGAACTCGACGACCTGGATCTTGAGGCCGTCCTTCTCGGCGACCTTCTTGACCACTTCGAAGATCTGCGCATGGGGACCGCCCGTCACGCCGATCTTCAGGGGCTTGTCCTGCGCCAGGGCGCCGGTCGAAAAGCCGGCGGCGAGGGCCAGGGCGAGAGTGGTTTGCAGCAGCGAGCGCTTGTTCACGGAAGACACCTTTCGTTAAGAGATGCAGGCATCCTAGGGTTTCCCCGATAAAACAGGAACGAATAAGTTTTTATGTTCTTACAATTAATATGAATAACGTTTATCACCCTCGCAGCGCGACGTTGTTGAGCTTGTCCAGTCGCTCGGGCCAGGTGCCTTCCACCGTCGCGCCCTGAAGCAAAATGCGCGTCCAGGCCACCCAGGCGTCCCACTGCACCCGCTTGTCCCACGAATTCCCCCAGGCGCTGAACAGCTGCAGCGCGCTGTCCGCCGCCGCCCTGGCGTCCTGCCTGCGGCCCGCCGACAGATACAGCTGCGCCAGCACCATCTGTGGCTCGCCCACCCAGGGGTTGTGACGGACCGCGCTTTCCAGCACCCCGGTGGCCACATCCAGGTCCACCAGCGGCTGGTCCTGCTGGATCACCGACCAGTACAGCGAGGCGGCCGCCGCCTCGTCCGCCGCCGCCAGCGGCTGCGTGCAATGGGCAAACACGGGCGGCGTGGGCAGCAGGCCCTGGAGGCCCGGGTGCTGCAGCGCCAGGCCCAGGCCGTTGATCTGCGAGACCATGCGTCCGCTCGGCCGCATCGGCCCGGGCCACAGCGACGCGGCCCAGTGCACCGGCTGGGGACGGTGCTGCACCGCGGGGAAGCGCGAAAAGATGTCGTCCTGCCAGCTGAACCACTGCTCGATGGTGTCGGCCATGCTCACGATGATGAACGCCGCCACCTCGTAGGGCGTGAGCACGTGGCGCACGCCGTCCTTCTCCAGCGCCAGGCTGCCATCGGGCTCCAGCTGCCCGGCCAGCACGCGCTGCACGAACTGCGTGCGCGACTGCGTGCAGAACAGGTAGACCAGGTGCTCGGCCGATTCGCCCGCGATCTCGCGCACGCGCGCACGCTCCCGGGCGGGGTCGAACTTCACCAGGTCCACGAAGGCATTGCCATACACGCTGTGCAGCAGCCCCAGAAGGCGCACATCGCGCGGCTGCCGCCACACGGTGAGCGAGCGCGCCACGCCCACCAGATGGTGGCGGAAGGTGCCCGCCTTGTGCCAGTCCTGCCCCACGTTGCGTGCGAGCACCGTGGGCAGCGCGGGCGCGAGGTCGGCGTCGCGCGCCAGCCACTCTTCATCCAGCAGTGGCTGGGCACGGGCAAACAGGTCGGGGTCGAGCGTGTGAAAAGGCAGCGTCATGGTCTGAATGTCTCCGGCGGTTGTTCTGGCAGATCGAAATGCAAAGTACACACAGTATCAGCGCGGCTGGCGCGGGCCGCCAAGGCCACGTGGGTGTATCAATTCGATAAAAATGGCTGCAGCGCTTTCTGGATATACGCTTCAAGCTATCAAAACAGAAGCAAAAAGTCTCCCATATGACGCATCCCCATCCTGCGACACTCCCATCCGCGAGCTTGCCGCCACCAATTTCCAGTTTTATGGAATAAATTTCCATTAAACTGCCGCCATGGACATCAACCACCGCATCGCCCGCCGGTTGCGCGAGCTGCGCGACACCCGGGGCTACTCACTGGACACGCTGGCCGAGCGCAGCGGCGTGAGCCGCTCCAACATCTCGCTGATCGAACGCGGCCAGAGCAGCCCCACGGCCGCCGTGCTGGACAAACTGGCCGTCGGGCTGAGCGTGGCACTCGCCTCCTTCTTCGAGGACGGCACCGATGGCGAGGGCGAGGCCCTGCCCTCGCCCCTGATCCGGGCCGCCGACCAGCCCCGCTGGCAGGACCCGGCCTCGGGCTATGTGCGCCGCCGGCTGTCGCCGCCCGCGCCCTCGCCGCTGCAGCTGGTGGAGGTGGAGTTTCCGCCCGGCCAGCGCGTCGCCCTCGACTCGGCCGTGCACGATGCCGACATCCACCAGCAGGTCTGGCTGGTGGAAGGCCGCATGGACCTGACCGTGGGCACCACCACCTGGGCGCTGGGCGCGGGGGACTGCCTGGCCATGCAGCTCAACCAGCCCATCGTGTTCCACAACCCGGGCACGCGGCC from Acidovorax sp. A79 includes the following:
- a CDS encoding helix-turn-helix domain-containing protein, with protein sequence MDINHRIARRLRELRDTRGYSLDTLAERSGVSRSNISLIERGQSSPTAAVLDKLAVGLSVALASFFEDGTDGEGEALPSPLIRAADQPRWQDPASGYVRRRLSPPAPSPLQLVEVEFPPGQRVALDSAVHDADIHQQVWLVEGRMDLTVGTTTWALGAGDCLAMQLNQPIVFHNPGTRPARYLVALTTLGLPPARFASPTPRRKP
- the solA gene encoding N-methyl-L-tryptophan oxidase, whose amino-acid sequence is MAHFDSIVVGLGAVGSATLYQLARRGARVLGLDQFQPPHSLGSSHGQTRITRLAVGEGDEYVPLVRRSHEIWRELEAATGQPIYTRTHGLVLGPRDGAPLHQGRRLDFVHNTIEIARRHGIDHEVLDHADLRRRYPQFQLNDHEFAYWERDAGFVRPEAAISAQLQQAQVHGATVQTGVRVTGLAREGGHLRVDTTQGRHSAGQVVLAAGPWLPGLLGEELRHAWAPRLAVYRQVMFWFDVGAARPSFEPGVFPVFIWTFRDGPDDSIYGFPIADAGAPAFKVATAQYLETTTPDTVDRTVADAEKHSMLQRHVLPRFDAPAARCTDARACLYTVTPDHGFVVDRLPGWPGVHVASACSGHGFKHSAAVGEALAQQVLDLLERLDLRPFGHALHGLAATGFA
- a CDS encoding rhodanese-like domain-containing protein, encoding MLSSAIQDTQDAVLAHELESARSVALASGLPYAGGVAPTVAWKLVLAGDAVLVDVRSAEELKFVGQVPDSLHVPWATGTALQRNPRFVRELEARLASHGGKEATALLLCRSGKRSALAAEAAAKAGFTRVFNVLEGFEGEIDGHKQRGHADGWRFHNLPWIQD
- a CDS encoding MetQ/NlpA family ABC transporter substrate-binding protein — encoded protein: MNKRSLLQTTLALALAAGFSTGALAQDKPLKIGVTGGPHAQIFEVVKKVAEKDGLKIQVVEFSDYVQPNAALSAGDLDANSYQHKPYLDAQVKDRGYKLVPVGYTVNFPIGLYSKKVKKLEDLKEGAKFGIPNDPTNGGRVLLVLQDKGLIKLRDGADLKATPLDVVSNPKKLKFVELDAAQLPRSLDDLDASAINTNFALSAGLNPGKDAIAQENAKSPYVNLIAVREADKDKPWVAKLVKAYHSEEVRKFIQTEFKGSVLPGF
- a CDS encoding DUF6817 domain-containing protein → MTLPFHTLDPDLFARAQPLLDEEWLARDADLAPALPTVLARNVGQDWHKAGTFRHHLVGVARSLTVWRQPRDVRLLGLLHSVYGNAFVDLVKFDPARERARVREIAGESAEHLVYLFCTQSRTQFVQRVLAGQLEPDGSLALEKDGVRHVLTPYEVAAFIIVSMADTIEQWFSWQDDIFSRFPAVQHRPQPVHWAASLWPGPMRPSGRMVSQINGLGLALQHPGLQGLLPTPPVFAHCTQPLAAADEAAAASLYWSVIQQDQPLVDLDVATGVLESAVRHNPWVGEPQMVLAQLYLSAGRRQDARAAADSALQLFSAWGNSWDKRVQWDAWVAWTRILLQGATVEGTWPERLDKLNNVALRG